Proteins co-encoded in one Brassica oleracea var. oleracea cultivar TO1000 chromosome C4, BOL, whole genome shotgun sequence genomic window:
- the LOC106336916 gene encoding superoxide dismutase [Cu-Zn] 2, chloroplastic: MASHTFLSFSSPPRLLVSPPSTLRSSFGGVSLNLHRPQSVSFSASKKSLTVVSAAKKAVAVLKGNSDVEGVVTLTQEDTGPTKVSVRITGLTPGPHGFHLHEFGDTTNGCISTGPHFNPNNMTHGAPEDEIRHAGDLGNITANADGVVETTLVDNQIPLTGPNSVVGRAFVVHELKDDLGKGGHELSLTTGNAGGRLACGVVGLTPL, encoded by the exons ATGGCTTCTCACACCTTCCTCTCCTTCTCATCGCCTCCGCGCCTCCTCGTTTCCCCTCCGTCCACTCTCCGTTCCTCTTTCGGCGGCGTCTCTCTGAACCTCCACCGCCCCCAGTCTGTTTCCTTCTCGGCCTCGAAGAAATCGCTGACAGTCGTTTCCGCCGCGAAGAAAGCTGTTGCTGTGCTCAAGGGTAACTCCGACGTCGAAGGAGTTGTTACTTTGACACAAGAAGACACAG GTCCTACAAAAGTGAGCGTTCGTATCACCGGTCTCACACCAGGGCCTCATGGCTTTCACCTC CATGAGTTTGGTGATACAACAAATGGATGCATCTCAACAG GGCCACATTTCAACCCTAACAACATGACACACGGAGCTCCTGAAGACGAGATCCGTCATGCGGGTGACCTGGGAAACATTACTGCCAACGCCGATG GCGTGGTAGAAACAACACTTGTGGACAATCAG ATTCCTCTGACTGGTCCTAACTCTGTTGTTGGAAGAGCCTTTGTGGTTCACGAGCTTAAGGATGACCTCGGAAAGG GTGGGCATGAGCTTAGCCTGACCACTGGAAACGCAGGCGGGAGATTGGCATGCG GTGTGGTTGGTTTGACGCCGCTCTAA